The following proteins are encoded in a genomic region of Pseudomonas saponiphila:
- the rssC gene encoding anti-sigma factor antagonist RssC — MSTGRIQFAEQDGTFVLKFIGEVRLTLCSALDATIERIFTALNFSAIVIDLTETRSIDSTTLGLLAKLSILSRQKVGLLPTVVTTHEDITRLLQSMGFDQVFNIVDRPIPCPECLTDLPSQDQSEEVVRIKVLEAHKILMGLNDSNREAFHDLVNALERH; from the coding sequence ATGAGTACCGGTAGAATCCAGTTCGCCGAGCAGGATGGCACCTTCGTCCTGAAGTTCATCGGTGAAGTGCGCCTGACCTTGTGTTCGGCGCTGGATGCGACTATTGAGCGTATTTTCACTGCGCTGAATTTTTCGGCGATCGTCATCGATCTCACCGAAACCCGTAGCATCGACAGCACCACCCTGGGCCTGTTGGCCAAGTTGTCGATCCTGTCACGGCAAAAAGTCGGTCTGTTGCCCACTGTCGTCACCACCCACGAAGACATTACCCGGCTATTGCAGTCCATGGGCTTCGATCAGGTGTTCAACATCGTCGATCGTCCAATACCTTGCCCGGAATGCCTGACCGACTTGCCGTCCCAGGATCAATCCGAGGAAGTGGTGCGGATCAAGGTCTTGGAGGCGCACAAGATCCTCATGGGCCTCAATGATTCCAATCGCGAAGCGTTCCATGATCTGGTGAACGCTCTGGAGCGTCATTGA
- a CDS encoding DUF4404 family protein, which translates to MPARELQEQLDTLREQLEQNPPLSEAERANLHDLMQQIELQLKLETNTHDASLADGVNLAVERFELEHPAIAGTLRNIVQTLGNIGI; encoded by the coding sequence ATGCCTGCCCGCGAACTGCAAGAACAACTCGACACCCTGCGCGAGCAATTGGAGCAGAACCCACCGCTTTCGGAAGCCGAGCGCGCCAACCTGCATGACCTGATGCAGCAGATCGAGCTGCAACTCAAGCTGGAAACCAACACCCATGACGCCAGCCTCGCTGACGGCGTCAATCTGGCGGTGGAACGCTTCGAACTGGAACACCCGGCCATCGCCGGAACCCTGCGCAACATCGTTCAGACCCTGGGCAATATCGGCATCTGA
- a CDS encoding glycosyltransferase family 2 protein, whose product MPQSCDVVVVNYNAGLLLQDCVLSVLAQGVNRLVLVDNASHDDSLERIATRFSADERLIILRNPTNTGFAAACNLGARHCEQTHILFLNPDTVLQPGALQGMIDALRQTTDLGMAGGLLCNVDGSEQPGGRRVFPTPRRAVVRALKLSGLARLSPRLFSDYLLHREPLPLHPTLVEAISGACMLVKRKALDSVGGWDEGYFLHCEDLDLCMRFRLAGWKVCFVPQARIFHTWGACSRTRPVFVEWHKHRGMIRFYGKFFRNDYPKVLSWGLSAAVWVRFGVVVVYHWGRQLGRVFGQTRWQ is encoded by the coding sequence ATGCCGCAATCCTGTGACGTGGTAGTGGTCAACTACAACGCTGGCCTTCTGCTGCAAGACTGCGTGCTGTCGGTGCTGGCCCAGGGCGTCAATCGACTGGTGCTTGTGGACAACGCCTCCCACGACGACAGCCTGGAACGGATCGCGACCCGGTTCAGTGCTGATGAACGCCTGATCATCCTGCGCAATCCAACCAACACCGGCTTTGCCGCCGCCTGCAATCTGGGCGCCAGGCACTGCGAGCAGACGCATATCCTGTTCCTGAACCCCGACACCGTATTGCAACCAGGGGCGCTGCAAGGAATGATCGACGCCCTGCGTCAAACCACTGATCTGGGCATGGCCGGTGGTCTGCTGTGCAATGTCGACGGCAGCGAACAACCCGGGGGGCGCCGGGTCTTTCCCACGCCACGGCGAGCGGTGGTTCGCGCCCTCAAGCTATCGGGTCTGGCCAGGCTGTCGCCGCGGCTGTTTTCCGACTATCTGCTGCACCGCGAGCCCCTGCCTCTACATCCGACACTGGTGGAAGCCATTTCCGGCGCCTGCATGCTGGTCAAGCGCAAAGCCCTGGACAGCGTTGGCGGTTGGGACGAAGGCTATTTCCTGCACTGCGAAGACCTGGACCTGTGCATGCGTTTTCGTCTCGCAGGCTGGAAGGTCTGCTTCGTACCACAGGCAAGGATCTTTCATACCTGGGGCGCCTGCAGTCGCACACGCCCGGTGTTTGTCGAATGGCACAAACACCGGGGAATGATTCGTTTCTATGGCAAGTTCTTTCGAAATGACTACCCGAAAGTGCTGTCCTGGGGTCTTTCAGCAGCGGTCTGGGTGCGGTTTGGCGTTGTCGTGGTGTATCACTGGGGGAGGCAATTGGGCCGGGTGTTTGGGCAAACTCGTTGGCAATGA
- a CDS encoding MlaA family lipoprotein, with product MRWSRYLVPLCMSAGVTLAPLVVQAAEEDPWESINRPIFTFNDTLDTYALKPLAQGYQAVTPKFLEDGIHNMFRNLGDVGNLANDILQAKPRAAGVDTARLLMNTTLGVAGFFDVGTKMGLQRNDEDFGQTLGYWGLGSGPYVMLPFLGPSTLRDAPAKYVDSYTEPYRYMNDIPARNTTIGVDIIDTRASLLSADKLIRGDKYTFIRNAYLQNREFKVKDGKVEDDF from the coding sequence ATGCGCTGGAGCCGTTATCTAGTTCCGCTATGTATGAGTGCCGGTGTGACGCTGGCTCCCCTGGTCGTCCAGGCGGCTGAAGAGGATCCGTGGGAGAGCATCAACCGTCCCATCTTCACCTTCAACGATACCCTCGACACTTATGCCCTGAAGCCATTGGCCCAAGGCTACCAGGCGGTCACGCCTAAGTTTCTTGAAGATGGCATCCACAACATGTTTCGCAACCTCGGTGACGTCGGCAACCTGGCCAACGACATCCTTCAGGCCAAGCCGCGTGCAGCCGGTGTGGATACGGCGCGCCTGCTGATGAACACCACCCTGGGGGTCGCGGGTTTTTTTGACGTCGGCACCAAGATGGGCCTGCAGCGCAACGATGAAGATTTTGGCCAGACCCTCGGTTACTGGGGCTTGGGTAGCGGCCCTTACGTGATGCTGCCGTTTCTGGGCCCAAGCACCTTGCGTGACGCGCCGGCCAAGTATGTCGACAGCTACACCGAACCCTATCGCTACATGAATGATATTCCTGCGCGTAACACCACTATTGGCGTAGACATCATCGATACCCGTGCCAGCCTGTTGTCTGCGGACAAGCTGATACGGGGCGACAAGTACACCTTCATTCGTAATGCCTACCTGCAGAATCGTGAATTCAAGGTCAAGGACGGTAAGGTCGAAGACGATTTCTGA
- a CDS encoding glycosyltransferase, producing MQESLDSLPDYLFWGVIDWDFRHQRPQHLAEQLSLGGRRVFYISSTLQDDPRAGFALRPLDQTGRLFEVRLFARTAPIIYHIAPDATLACQLRRSIGELLSWANTHQVVSLIQHPFWTPVAGVLPNSRVVYDCMDLHQGFGNNAVELQDLERNLIGAADLTLFASAWLEQHWHQQIPRTPAQQWAVLRNAADFDYFSKPAQHPCQAPDQGPVIGYYGALAHWFDVELLAAIAEAFPHCTILLIGADTARIGARLRHHTNVRLTGEVPYRQLSAYLHAFDVCILPFRIESLTMATNPVKVYEYLSAGKPVVTVDLPELHEFQQQVTIAKDQQAFIDAIARALQAPASSAESRQRQAFAAQQTWQHRVQALLALTEGTQQQPRVSVIVVTYNNLAFTRDCLASLTADPQGQPLEIIVVDNGSSDGSVEFLQQWATSYGQTLILNDSNRGFAAANNQGLALARGEFLALLNNDTQVTAGWARTLRRHLQRNPGLGLIGAVTNNIGNEAKIDIHYQNSQEMAVRARQYTWRHAGLIVPCATLGFFAVMMPRSTYERVGPLDEAFGLGFFEDDDYCRRVEQAGLSCAFAEDVFIHHHLSASFAQMPGKQRQLLFERNKALYEAKWGRPWTPHVAREKP from the coding sequence TTGCAGGAGTCGCTGGACAGTCTGCCGGACTATCTATTCTGGGGCGTCATCGACTGGGACTTCCGCCACCAGCGCCCACAGCACCTGGCCGAGCAATTGAGTCTTGGCGGGCGTCGGGTGTTCTACATTTCGAGCACTCTGCAGGACGACCCTCGCGCCGGCTTTGCACTGCGCCCTCTTGATCAGACCGGGCGTCTGTTCGAAGTACGACTCTTTGCCCGAACCGCTCCGATCATTTACCACATAGCACCGGATGCAACACTGGCCTGCCAATTGCGGCGCAGCATTGGTGAACTCCTGAGCTGGGCGAACACCCACCAAGTGGTATCGCTGATCCAGCACCCCTTCTGGACACCTGTGGCCGGGGTGTTACCCAACAGCCGGGTGGTCTATGACTGCATGGATCTGCATCAAGGGTTTGGCAACAATGCCGTTGAGTTGCAGGACCTGGAGCGCAACCTTATCGGCGCGGCCGATCTCACCTTGTTTGCCTCGGCATGGCTTGAACAGCATTGGCACCAACAGATCCCGAGAACGCCCGCCCAGCAATGGGCGGTACTGCGCAATGCCGCTGACTTCGACTATTTTTCCAAGCCAGCGCAACACCCTTGTCAGGCTCCGGATCAAGGTCCGGTCATTGGCTACTACGGGGCGCTGGCCCATTGGTTCGACGTGGAGCTTCTAGCCGCCATCGCCGAGGCCTTCCCCCACTGCACCATCCTACTGATTGGCGCGGATACCGCACGCATCGGCGCACGCCTGCGACACCACACCAACGTCAGGCTCACCGGCGAAGTGCCGTATCGACAACTTTCGGCGTACCTGCACGCGTTCGACGTGTGCATCCTGCCGTTCCGGATCGAGTCACTGACCATGGCCACCAATCCGGTCAAGGTGTACGAATACCTGAGTGCCGGCAAACCGGTGGTGACGGTGGATCTCCCCGAACTGCACGAGTTCCAGCAACAAGTCACCATCGCCAAAGACCAGCAGGCCTTCATCGACGCCATCGCTCGGGCGTTGCAGGCCCCCGCAAGCAGCGCAGAGTCTCGACAGCGCCAGGCTTTCGCAGCGCAGCAGACCTGGCAACACCGGGTGCAGGCCCTGCTAGCCCTGACCGAAGGCACTCAACAACAGCCACGGGTGAGCGTGATCGTGGTGACCTACAACAACCTGGCCTTTACCCGGGACTGCCTGGCGAGCCTGACCGCCGATCCTCAGGGACAGCCGCTGGAAATCATTGTCGTGGACAACGGCTCCAGCGACGGCAGCGTCGAGTTCCTCCAACAATGGGCCACGAGCTATGGGCAGACGTTGATCCTCAACGATAGCAATCGAGGTTTCGCCGCCGCCAACAACCAGGGCCTGGCTCTGGCCAGGGGCGAGTTCCTGGCTCTGCTCAACAATGACACGCAGGTCACTGCCGGCTGGGCACGGACCTTGCGCCGCCATTTGCAACGCAACCCCGGGCTCGGACTGATTGGAGCGGTGACCAACAACATTGGCAACGAAGCGAAGATCGACATCCACTATCAGAACTCGCAGGAGATGGCCGTCCGCGCCCGCCAATACACCTGGCGCCACGCCGGGCTGATCGTGCCCTGTGCCACTCTCGGCTTCTTTGCAGTGATGATGCCCAGGTCGACCTATGAGCGTGTCGGTCCCCTGGACGAAGCCTTCGGCCTGGGCTTCTTCGAGGATGATGACTATTGCCGCCGCGTCGAGCAGGCGGGGTTATCCTGCGCCTTCGCCGAAGATGTGTTCATTCATCACCACCTTTCAGCATCCTTCGCACAGATGCCCGGCAAACAGCGCCAACTGCTTTTCGAGCGCAACAAGGCCCTCTATGAAGCCAAATGGGGCCGTCCCTGGACTCCTCACGTTGCCCGGGAGAAACCATGA
- a CDS encoding 2OG-Fe(II) oxygenase family protein — protein sequence MLDLTMLTKQPLHSQPFRWGQINDLYSAQDAAALAATYPHDAFKRVYGYGGEKDYEYQARQLVEMGTGRIVHLEGLSPAWRELAAELSSEAYRLAMSGLTDMDLRTAPMEINVFHYGPQACLGPHPDLSDKLVTHILYFNESWNISDGGCLNILGSADPMDVVAVIPPLVGHSAVLVRADHSWHAVSKVVDNCRTSRRSMTVTFYRAGSLSSMWPAADQAPLHDYEGPHD from the coding sequence ATGCTAGATCTGACCATGCTCACCAAACAGCCATTGCACAGCCAGCCTTTTCGCTGGGGGCAGATCAATGATCTGTACTCGGCGCAAGACGCCGCCGCCCTGGCAGCGACCTACCCTCATGATGCCTTCAAGCGGGTGTATGGGTATGGCGGCGAAAAAGACTATGAGTACCAGGCGCGCCAATTGGTGGAAATGGGCACCGGACGCATCGTCCACCTGGAGGGCCTGAGTCCCGCATGGCGCGAACTCGCCGCCGAACTGAGCTCAGAAGCCTATCGCCTGGCAATGTCGGGACTGACCGATATGGACCTACGGACAGCTCCGATGGAGATCAATGTATTTCACTATGGCCCACAGGCTTGCCTGGGCCCTCACCCCGACCTGAGCGACAAGCTGGTCACCCACATCCTGTATTTCAACGAATCCTGGAACATCAGCGATGGCGGCTGCCTGAACATCCTCGGCTCCGCGGACCCCATGGACGTGGTGGCGGTGATCCCGCCCCTGGTAGGTCACTCAGCAGTCCTGGTGCGCGCCGACCATTCATGGCACGCCGTATCGAAGGTAGTGGACAACTGCCGGACTTCACGCCGCAGCATGACCGTGACCTTCTACCGTGCAGGCTCTCTGAGTTCGATGTGGCCAGCCGCGGACCAGGCCCCGCTGCATGACTATGAAGGGCCTCATGACTGA
- a CDS encoding polysaccharide pyruvyl transferase family protein, whose product MSDKTWQVAIFGTFDVANYGDLLFPLIAEAELRKRLGSVHLHAFSYHPRTTPQWPYDVTSVSELPRLIETLDGVLIGGGFIIRFDKMVAPGYYPPTPQIHHPTGYWLTPALLALQHEVPLIWNAPGMHCNGVPSWAVPLVKLTLELSPHVQVRDTPSQTTLLALSEQARIEVLPDTAFGLHNIIDLQQPSPEYRQLCEQAGLNGAYLVVHAIAGLESFLQLWKTHSALFAQWQLLLLPIGPVLGDHESILGEDLPRAVSLSTWPTPLLLAEILGHAQGVIGHSYHLAITALSFGVPIFSSANLDQGKYTALQDYQGIYPLHAVREIEPQWFLERLVRRMPCPRLIEAREQLHRHWDRVAQLISQGRRPTRQALDQFCQTLPGLLEETHQDWRQECLDKQAELDELRMQFERLKQQQQQQAQLMKQTCGELDRMYRSSSFRITASLRFLRRHVNQLLGR is encoded by the coding sequence ATGAGTGACAAGACGTGGCAAGTAGCGATTTTCGGCACCTTTGACGTGGCCAACTACGGAGACCTGCTGTTTCCCCTCATTGCCGAGGCGGAGTTGCGCAAGCGCCTGGGCTCCGTGCACCTGCACGCCTTCTCCTATCACCCGCGCACCACACCGCAATGGCCCTACGACGTCACCTCGGTCAGCGAGTTGCCCCGACTGATCGAGACTCTCGACGGGGTGCTGATAGGCGGCGGCTTCATTATTCGTTTCGACAAGATGGTCGCCCCCGGGTACTACCCACCGACCCCACAGATCCACCATCCCACGGGCTATTGGCTGACACCGGCGTTGCTCGCCCTGCAACATGAGGTGCCATTGATCTGGAATGCCCCGGGCATGCATTGCAACGGGGTTCCGTCCTGGGCAGTGCCTCTGGTCAAGCTGACCCTGGAGCTCAGTCCCCATGTGCAAGTGCGTGACACCCCATCCCAAACCACCCTGTTAGCCTTGAGCGAGCAGGCCAGGATCGAGGTGCTGCCAGACACCGCGTTCGGCTTGCACAACATCATCGACCTGCAGCAGCCCAGTCCCGAATACCGCCAGTTGTGCGAACAGGCCGGCTTGAACGGAGCCTATCTGGTGGTGCATGCGATTGCCGGTCTGGAGAGTTTTCTGCAACTGTGGAAGACCCATTCAGCCCTGTTCGCCCAGTGGCAACTGCTGCTGTTGCCCATAGGCCCGGTGCTGGGAGATCACGAATCGATTCTCGGCGAAGACCTGCCAAGAGCCGTGAGCCTGTCTACCTGGCCGACGCCGCTGCTACTGGCCGAGATTCTCGGCCATGCCCAAGGCGTGATCGGCCACAGCTATCACCTGGCGATTACCGCGCTGTCCTTCGGGGTGCCGATTTTCAGTTCGGCCAACTTGGATCAAGGCAAGTACACCGCCCTGCAGGACTATCAGGGAATCTACCCTCTGCACGCTGTTCGAGAGATAGAGCCCCAATGGTTTCTGGAACGCCTGGTCCGACGCATGCCCTGCCCTCGCCTCATCGAGGCCCGCGAACAGTTGCATCGCCATTGGGATCGAGTGGCCCAACTCATCAGCCAGGGCCGCCGCCCAACCCGCCAGGCGCTGGACCAATTCTGTCAGACGTTGCCAGGGCTCCTGGAGGAAACCCACCAGGACTGGCGGCAAGAGTGCCTAGATAAACAAGCGGAACTGGATGAACTGCGCATGCAGTTTGAGCGATTGAAACAGCAACAACAGCAGCAAGCGCAACTCATGAAACAGACCTGTGGCGAACTCGACCGAATGTATCGCTCGAGTTCCTTTCGCATCACCGCGTCACTGCGGTTCTTGCGACGTCACGTCAATCAATTATTGGGAAGATGA
- the dusA gene encoding tRNA dihydrouridine(20/20a) synthase DusA encodes MVQNSATTPVNSSPTLSRRFSVAPMMDWTDRHCRYFLRLLSKHTLLYTEMVTTGALLNGDHERFLRYHQSEHPLALQLGGSTPGDLAACARMAQEHGYDEVNLNVGCPSDRVQNNMIGACLMGHPELVADCVKAMRDAVSIPVTVKHRIGINGRDSYAELCDFVGQVHEAGCTSFTVHARIAILEGLSPKENRDIPPLRYDVAAQLKADFPQLEVILNGGIKTLEACHEHLQTFDGVMLGREAYHNPYLLAQVDQQLFGSDAPVISRAEALAQLRPYIAEHLASGGAMHHITRHVLGLGTGFPGARKFRQLLSVDIHKTQDPLGLLDQAGQLLEGR; translated from the coding sequence ATGGTCCAGAATTCAGCTACAACCCCAGTAAACTCAAGCCCTACGCTGTCCCGGCGGTTTAGCGTTGCACCGATGATGGATTGGACGGACCGCCACTGCCGCTACTTCTTGCGTCTGTTGTCCAAACACACCCTGCTCTATACCGAAATGGTCACCACCGGTGCGTTGCTCAACGGTGATCATGAGCGATTTCTGCGCTACCACCAGAGCGAGCATCCGTTGGCGCTGCAATTGGGCGGCAGTACTCCGGGGGATCTCGCGGCCTGTGCACGAATGGCTCAGGAACATGGCTATGACGAGGTCAACCTGAATGTCGGCTGCCCTAGCGATCGGGTGCAGAACAATATGATCGGCGCCTGCCTGATGGGGCACCCGGAACTGGTGGCCGATTGCGTGAAGGCCATGCGCGATGCCGTGTCGATTCCAGTGACGGTCAAGCATCGGATCGGCATCAATGGCCGCGACAGTTATGCCGAGCTGTGTGATTTCGTCGGCCAGGTGCATGAGGCGGGTTGCACCAGTTTTACCGTGCATGCGCGCATTGCGATCCTTGAGGGGCTGTCGCCCAAGGAGAATCGGGATATTCCGCCGCTGCGCTACGACGTGGCTGCGCAATTGAAAGCGGACTTCCCGCAGTTGGAGGTGATCCTCAACGGGGGCATCAAGACCCTGGAGGCCTGCCATGAGCATCTACAGACCTTTGACGGGGTGATGCTGGGGCGTGAGGCCTATCACAATCCCTACCTGCTGGCCCAGGTGGACCAGCAGTTGTTCGGCAGCGATGCGCCGGTGATTTCCCGTGCCGAGGCGCTGGCGCAACTGCGGCCCTATATCGCCGAGCATCTGGCAAGCGGCGGCGCCATGCACCACATCACTCGCCATGTACTGGGACTGGGGACCGGCTTCCCCGGAGCACGCAAGTTCCGCCAGTTGTTGTCGGTGGATATCCATAAGACCCAAGACCCATTGGGATTGCTGGATCAGGCCGGGCAACTGCTTGAAGGACGTTAA
- the tal gene encoding transaldolase produces the protein MTSKLEQLKNITTVVADTGDFEAIARVKPVDATTNPSLLLKAAAIPGYADLLNACVSNCKGDVGLASDRFGVAVGQEILKVIPGRISTEVDARLSFDTEAMLKRAHRLIELYEKAGVGRDRVLIKIASTWEGIRAAEQLEREGIQTNLTLLFSFAQAIACAEAGVFLISPFVGRIYDWYKKATGNDYVGADDPGVQSVTRIYNYYKANDYKTVVMGASFRNLNQIEQLAGCDRLTISPDLIEKLAADTGKLERKLSPGKTGEPRQSLNEAQFRWASNEDAMATEKLAEGIRQFARDQEKLEALLAAKF, from the coding sequence ATGACTTCCAAGCTGGAACAACTGAAGAACATCACCACCGTGGTGGCCGATACCGGCGACTTCGAGGCCATCGCCCGGGTCAAGCCGGTGGACGCCACTACCAACCCCTCGCTGCTGCTCAAGGCCGCGGCCATTCCCGGTTATGCCGATCTGCTGAACGCTTGCGTCAGCAATTGCAAAGGCGATGTCGGCCTGGCCAGTGATCGTTTTGGCGTAGCGGTTGGCCAAGAGATCCTCAAAGTCATTCCCGGCCGCATTTCCACCGAAGTGGATGCCCGCCTGTCGTTCGACACCGAGGCCATGCTCAAGCGCGCCCATCGCCTGATCGAACTCTATGAGAAGGCCGGCGTGGGTCGCGACCGGGTACTGATCAAGATCGCCTCCACCTGGGAGGGCATCCGCGCCGCCGAGCAACTGGAGCGCGAAGGTATCCAGACCAACCTGACCTTGCTGTTCTCCTTCGCCCAGGCCATCGCCTGCGCTGAAGCCGGTGTGTTCCTGATCTCGCCATTCGTGGGACGGATCTACGACTGGTACAAGAAAGCCACCGGCAACGATTACGTCGGCGCCGACGATCCTGGCGTGCAGTCGGTAACCCGCATCTACAACTACTACAAGGCCAATGACTACAAGACCGTGGTCATGGGCGCCAGCTTCCGCAACCTGAACCAGATCGAGCAACTGGCTGGCTGCGATCGCCTGACCATCAGTCCGGACTTGATCGAGAAGCTGGCCGCCGACACCGGCAAGCTGGAACGCAAATTGAGTCCTGGCAAGACCGGTGAGCCCCGTCAGAGCCTGAACGAAGCGCAGTTCCGCTGGGCTTCCAACGAAGACGCCATGGCCACCGAAAAACTGGCCGAGGGCATTCGCCAGTTCGCCCGCGACCAGGAGAAGCTCGAAGCCCTGCTGGCCGCCAAGTTCTGA
- a CDS encoding PilZ domain-containing protein: protein MNQNQRDYSEKRDYIRMRVDAEVTLIHQGQVIEAVCIDLSSSGMQVQAPRSFQVGDHLSVRIDSEHAALKGLEAETEVVWVNGLDGGGQKLGLTILKMK, encoded by the coding sequence ATGAATCAAAACCAGCGTGACTACAGCGAAAAGCGCGATTACATCCGCATGCGGGTGGATGCCGAGGTCACGCTGATCCACCAAGGACAGGTGATTGAAGCGGTCTGTATCGACCTTTCCAGCAGCGGCATGCAGGTTCAGGCACCCCGCTCATTCCAGGTCGGCGATCACTTGAGCGTGCGTATCGACTCCGAACATGCAGCCTTGAAAGGGCTGGAAGCAGAGACCGAAGTGGTCTGGGTCAATGGGCTGGACGGAGGCGGTCAGAAACTTGGTCTTACAATCCTTAAGATGAAGTAA
- a CDS encoding phosphatase produces the protein MPQADASPQIAMPLTAVLFGLSGCLVDFGARTRLHGSTRPGPEQAQATPGALATLQHLQQQGIPCAWLEQLPPASAHHLAATLPEWIKPSPVVPAQWPAPDACWQALMSLKVSRLDGCVLVSGEPQLLQSGLNAGLWTIGLASCGSLCGMTPSEWQALSQQERELKRGKATVQLFGLGVHSVIDHLGELQTCLADIEQRRLKGEKP, from the coding sequence ATGCCCCAAGCCGACGCCTCACCCCAGATTGCCATGCCCTTGACCGCCGTACTCTTCGGTCTCAGCGGCTGCCTGGTGGATTTTGGTGCACGTACGCGCCTGCACGGTTCCACCAGGCCCGGCCCGGAACAGGCCCAAGCCACACCGGGCGCCCTGGCAACCCTGCAGCACCTGCAACAGCAAGGCATTCCCTGCGCATGGCTGGAGCAACTACCGCCTGCCAGCGCCCACCATCTAGCCGCAACGCTGCCAGAATGGATCAAGCCCAGCCCTGTCGTCCCCGCTCAATGGCCCGCACCCGATGCCTGCTGGCAGGCGCTGATGTCGCTCAAGGTGTCGCGCCTTGATGGCTGCGTGCTGGTCAGCGGCGAACCCCAGCTTCTGCAGTCGGGGCTCAACGCCGGCCTCTGGACCATAGGCCTGGCCTCCTGCGGCTCGCTGTGCGGCATGACACCCAGCGAATGGCAGGCGCTGAGCCAACAGGAGCGCGAGCTCAAACGGGGCAAGGCCACCGTGCAACTGTTCGGCCTGGGCGTGCACTCGGTGATTGACCACCTGGGGGAATTGCAGACCTGCCTGGCGGACATCGAACAACGTCGACTCAAGGGTGAAAAGCCCTGA
- the rssB gene encoding two-component system response regulator RssB, with protein sequence MQKTSATLLIIDDDEVVRASLAAYLEDSGFSVLQAANGQQGLQVFQHDHPDLVICDLRMPQMGGLELIRQVTEQSPQTPVIVVSGAGVMNDAVEALRLGAADYLIKPLEDLAVLEHSVRRALDRARLLLENQRYREKLEAANRELEASLNLLQEDQNAGRQVQMNMLPSSPWSIDEFNFAHQIIPSLYLSGDFVDYFRVDERRVAFYLADVSGHGASSAFVTVLLKFMTTRLLFESKRNGTLPEFKPSEVLGHINRGLISCKLGKHVTMVGGVIDEETGLLTYSIGGHLPLPVLYTPDSVRYLEGRGLPVGLFNEATYEDHVLELPPVFSLTLMSDGILDLLSEPTLKEKEAALPERVRAAGGSLDGLRQVFGLATLGEMPDDIALLVLSRNL encoded by the coding sequence ATGCAAAAAACCAGTGCCACGCTGCTGATAATCGATGACGACGAAGTAGTACGCGCAAGTCTCGCGGCCTATTTGGAAGACAGTGGCTTCAGCGTACTGCAGGCTGCTAACGGCCAGCAGGGTCTTCAGGTATTCCAGCACGACCATCCCGATCTGGTGATCTGCGATCTGCGCATGCCGCAGATGGGCGGTCTAGAATTGATCCGTCAAGTAACCGAACAGTCGCCGCAAACTCCGGTGATTGTGGTTTCGGGTGCGGGCGTGATGAACGATGCGGTCGAAGCCCTTCGGCTGGGGGCGGCTGACTACTTGATCAAGCCGCTGGAAGATCTGGCCGTGCTCGAGCACTCCGTGCGCCGAGCCCTCGATCGAGCGCGCCTGCTCCTGGAAAACCAGCGTTATCGGGAAAAGCTCGAAGCCGCTAATCGCGAACTTGAAGCCAGCCTCAATTTGCTTCAGGAAGACCAGAATGCCGGTCGCCAAGTGCAGATGAACATGCTGCCCAGCAGTCCCTGGTCGATCGACGAATTCAATTTTGCGCACCAGATCATCCCGTCGTTATACCTGTCGGGTGATTTCGTCGATTACTTCCGCGTCGATGAGCGTCGTGTCGCCTTCTACCTGGCGGATGTTTCTGGCCATGGCGCCTCATCAGCCTTTGTCACCGTGCTGTTGAAGTTCATGACCACGCGACTGTTGTTCGAATCCAAGCGCAACGGCACCTTGCCGGAATTCAAGCCTTCGGAAGTGCTAGGCCATATCAACCGTGGCCTGATCAGCTGTAAGCTGGGCAAACACGTCACGATGGTCGGTGGAGTCATCGACGAGGAGACTGGTTTGTTGACCTATAGCATTGGCGGGCATTTGCCGTTGCCGGTGTTGTACACCCCGGACAGTGTGCGTTACCTAGAAGGGCGTGGTTTGCCGGTGGGTCTGTTCAACGAGGCGACCTATGAGGACCATGTTCTGGAGTTGCCACCGGTGTTCAGCCTGACGCTGATGTCCGACGGGATTCTGGACCTTTTGTCCGAACCTACACTCAAAGAAAAAGAAGCGGCCTTGCCCGAGCGGGTGAGAGCGGCGGGCGGCAGCCTGGATGGCCTGCGGCAAGTTTTTGGATTGGCCACGCTAGGGGAGATGCCGGATGATATCGCCCTGTTAGTGTTGAGCAGGAACCTTTAA